One genomic region from Nonomuraea helvata encodes:
- a CDS encoding RidA family protein, with translation MGVRHINPEGLHRSPAFSQAVVVEQPTKTIYIGGQNGVGADGKVVGPTVGEQAGQVFRNLATILESEGASLANIVHWRIAVVDGHSFDEGVAAFRQVWNPADPPPAITVHVVAGLGPGFLVEIDAVAVV, from the coding sequence ATGGGCGTACGGCACATCAATCCCGAGGGACTCCATCGCAGCCCGGCTTTCAGCCAGGCCGTCGTGGTCGAACAGCCGACGAAGACGATCTACATCGGCGGGCAGAACGGCGTCGGCGCCGACGGAAAGGTCGTCGGTCCCACGGTCGGGGAGCAGGCCGGGCAGGTGTTCCGCAACCTCGCGACCATCTTGGAGAGCGAGGGGGCGAGCTTGGCGAACATCGTGCACTGGCGCATCGCCGTGGTGGACGGCCACTCGTTCGACGAGGGTGTGGCCGCCTTCCGGCAGGTGTGGAACCCGGCCGACCCGCCGCCGGCCATCACGGTCCATGTCGTGGCCGGCTTGGGCCCCGGGTTCCTCGTCGAGATCGACGCCGTCGCCGTCGTGTGA
- a CDS encoding DUF4097 family beta strand repeat-containing protein: MQKFDTPAAISAVLDIPAGRVRFVAADRVDTVVEVLPANAAKSRDVKAAEQTTVAYADGVLRIETAAEKNQYFGPSGSIEVTVQLPAGSRVEAKAASAELRTVGHLGDVVFDGAYSQITIEEAASLRLTAVDGDVEIGRLGGPAEISTARGDIRIAEAVGGKVVLSTQSGDISIAAAAGVSAALDAGTSHGRIANALKNNGTTELDIHATTSNGDITARSL, from the coding sequence ATGCAGAAGTTCGACACCCCCGCCGCCATCTCCGCTGTCCTGGACATCCCCGCCGGACGCGTCCGCTTCGTCGCCGCGGACCGGGTGGACACCGTGGTCGAGGTCCTGCCCGCGAACGCCGCAAAGAGTCGTGATGTGAAGGCGGCGGAGCAGACCACGGTCGCATACGCCGACGGCGTCCTGCGGATCGAGACGGCAGCGGAGAAGAACCAGTACTTCGGCCCGTCCGGGTCCATCGAGGTGACGGTCCAGCTGCCCGCCGGCTCCCGCGTCGAGGCCAAGGCGGCCAGCGCCGAACTGCGGACCGTCGGCCACCTTGGCGATGTCGTCTTCGACGGCGCGTACAGCCAGATCACGATCGAGGAGGCGGCGAGCCTCCGCCTCACCGCGGTCGACGGCGACGTCGAGATCGGCCGGCTGGGCGGCCCCGCGGAGATCAGCACCGCACGGGGCGACATCCGGATCGCCGAGGCCGTGGGCGGCAAGGTTGTGCTCAGCACCCAGTCCGGCGACATCTCGATCGCCGCGGCCGCCGGGGTCTCGGCCGCCCTGGACGCCGGCACCAGCCACGGCCGCATCGCCAACGCCCTCAAGAACAACGGCACCACCGAACTCGACATCCACGCCACCACCTCCAACGGCGACATCACCGCCCGCAGCCTGTGA
- a CDS encoding ABC transporter substrate-binding protein yields the protein MSTPACISAPPTDTRSALTRLISGGSDVVIGPTTSSMSLELIDQVKSAGVVQISPTATDDQLTDVDDGGLYFRMVAPDSVQGDVLGGLIAADGSRRVGVLAVDDAYGSGLSGRIRRSLGNRGLTHVHAETYDVFDASYATEVGKIKAWAPDAIVVVGRGETAAIARELVRQGLGVDRHRWYFVDGNLSFYGTTGSSGLPRGTLTGVKATLAGAEVTDAFRRRLASFDPGVTDFKYAPEAYDATIVAAPAALAAGRDDPKSIARAMADVTRGGERCTDFRTCARLLASAKDINYDGASGPIDLTDKGDPAKAPIGIYQYKDDNTYISVSNEIAELLT from the coding sequence TTGAGCACGCCGGCCTGCATCAGCGCCCCGCCGACCGATACCAGAAGCGCGCTGACCCGGCTGATCTCAGGTGGGTCCGACGTCGTCATCGGCCCGACCACTTCGTCGATGTCGCTCGAGCTGATCGACCAGGTCAAAAGCGCCGGCGTGGTGCAGATCTCACCCACAGCCACCGATGACCAGCTCACTGACGTCGACGACGGCGGCCTGTACTTCCGCATGGTGGCACCGGATTCCGTCCAGGGCGACGTCCTCGGAGGTCTTATCGCGGCAGACGGCAGCCGGCGGGTGGGCGTGCTGGCGGTGGACGACGCCTACGGAAGCGGGCTGAGCGGGCGCATTCGCAGGTCGCTGGGGAACCGTGGCCTCACCCATGTTCATGCCGAGACCTACGACGTCTTTGACGCGAGCTACGCCACCGAGGTGGGGAAGATCAAGGCCTGGGCCCCGGACGCGATCGTGGTGGTCGGCCGCGGTGAGACGGCCGCGATCGCGCGAGAGCTGGTGCGGCAGGGGCTGGGCGTCGACCGGCACAGGTGGTACTTCGTGGACGGCAACCTGTCCTTCTACGGGACCACCGGCAGCAGCGGCCTCCCGCGGGGCACCCTCACCGGGGTCAAGGCAACCCTGGCGGGAGCCGAGGTCACCGACGCCTTTCGGCGGCGGCTGGCATCCTTCGACCCGGGGGTGACGGATTTCAAGTACGCGCCGGAGGCCTACGACGCGACGATCGTCGCCGCGCCGGCCGCTCTCGCCGCAGGGCGCGACGATCCGAAAAGCATCGCTCGCGCCATGGCGGACGTGACCAGGGGCGGCGAGCGGTGCACCGACTTCCGCACGTGCGCCCGGCTTCTGGCCTCGGCCAAGGACATCAACTACGACGGGGCAAGCGGCCCCATCGATCTCACCGACAAGGGTGACCCAGCGAAGGCACCGATCGGGATTTACCAGTACAAGGATGACAACACGTACATCAGCGTCTCCAACGAGATCGCCGAACTGCTGACCTGA
- a CDS encoding L-threonylcarbamoyladenylate synthase, translated as MARYFDLHPDNPQPRLISQIAEILRADGLIAYPTDSCYALGCRPGNKEGLDRIREIRGLGSDHHFTLVCRDFAQFGQFVHLSNALFRQVKAATPGGYTFILPATKEVPRRLLHPRKKTVGVRIPDHVVTQALLAELGEPLVSSTLLLPDETEPSTQGWEIKERLDHVVDAVIDSGECGATPTTVVDFSQEEPEILRRGTGDTSLFE; from the coding sequence GTGGCCAGATACTTCGATCTTCATCCGGACAATCCCCAGCCTCGCTTGATCAGCCAGATCGCCGAGATCCTGCGGGCCGACGGGCTCATCGCCTACCCCACCGACTCGTGCTATGCCCTCGGATGCCGACCGGGCAACAAGGAGGGCCTGGACCGGATCAGGGAGATCCGGGGCCTTGGCAGCGACCACCACTTCACCCTGGTATGCCGTGACTTCGCCCAATTCGGCCAGTTCGTGCATCTGAGCAATGCGCTGTTCCGCCAGGTCAAGGCGGCGACTCCCGGTGGTTACACGTTCATTCTGCCCGCGACCAAGGAGGTTCCGCGGCGGCTGCTGCATCCCCGGAAGAAGACGGTCGGCGTCCGCATCCCTGATCACGTCGTCACCCAGGCGCTGCTGGCCGAGCTCGGCGAACCGCTGGTGTCCAGCACCCTGCTGCTGCCCGACGAGACCGAACCTTCGACGCAGGGCTGGGAGATCAAGGAGCGGCTCGACCACGTGGTGGACGCGGTCATCGACTCCGGCGAATGCGGCGCCACGCCGACGACCGTCGTCGACTTCTCGCAGGAGGAGCCCGAGATTCTCCGCCGGGGCACGGGAGACACGTCCCTGTTCGAATAG
- the rph gene encoding rifamycin-inactivating phosphotransferase, which yields MTGRRDDAMGAYVLGFHDIDKTLLPLVGGKGANLGELTAVEGARVPPGFCVTTEAYRAVVESDGTVAGLIDGLSGLRADDRGGIAEAATRLRTAVETLPVPPEIEGDILRHLDELGDGPWAVRSSATAEDLPSSSFAGQQDTYLNVSGAQAVLANVRCCWASLFTDRAVAYRIKSGFDHRAVRVSVVVQRMVFPEAAGIMFTADPVTGNRNVVSIDAGFGLGEAFVSGVANADNYRVRAGEIIARNVVTQSVELRPSPDGGTEEREIEPARRHVQTLTDEQIVRLERLGRSIERHFGRPQDIEWGLVEGDFQILQSRPVTTLYPVPAVTDGKNHVFMSYGHRQMMTDAFKPLGLSVFALLHDRLGRSAGTVSGGRFYKDVSPELSSPWARAVTLKSLGQVDVLMANALRQVLARKDFVRDLAHGKTSMLDFGEGGLLPLARQYLKLSGEDDAKVVPELIAENERTVEELRKGIAGKSGDELFAYILDDHDVLARLTFDPRSVAAAFVGIQAVNWVNKHMKAWLGVENAADAIAQSADHNVVAAMGLDLLDVADAIRPYPAVIEHLERAGRDTLLTGLDGLEGGPEARDAIERYLRVYGMHCSGDIDITRTRWSEDPTQLVPLLLSNVRNYAPGERARKAERGRAEAERTIADLLERLRALPGGERKAKKAARRMSLIRHFIGYREYSKHALLQRYELYKRALLAEAARLAERGVVKEPEDVFFLSLDEFREVARTGRLDHALVEERRSAFEEYQKLTPPRVITSEGEVISGEYDTGALPEGALAGIAVSSGVVEGRARIVLSMDEAAVEEGDILVTVFTDPSWSPLFVSVKGVVMEVGGVMTHGAVVAREYGLPAVVGVENATKRIEDGQLIRLNGTEGYVELL from the coding sequence ATGACAGGCAGACGGGATGACGCCATGGGTGCATACGTGCTCGGCTTCCACGACATCGACAAGACCCTCCTCCCCCTGGTCGGTGGCAAGGGGGCCAACCTGGGCGAGCTGACCGCCGTCGAGGGCGCGCGCGTGCCACCGGGCTTCTGCGTCACCACCGAGGCCTACCGCGCGGTGGTGGAGTCGGACGGGACGGTCGCCGGGCTGATCGACGGGCTCTCCGGGCTGCGGGCGGACGACCGCGGCGGGATCGCGGAGGCGGCCACGCGGCTCAGGACGGCCGTCGAGACCCTGCCCGTGCCGCCCGAGATCGAGGGCGACATCCTGCGCCACCTCGACGAGCTCGGAGACGGGCCGTGGGCCGTGCGCTCCAGCGCCACCGCCGAGGACCTGCCGTCCAGCTCGTTCGCCGGGCAGCAGGACACGTACCTGAACGTCAGCGGAGCGCAGGCGGTGCTCGCGAACGTGCGGTGCTGCTGGGCGTCGCTGTTCACCGACAGGGCGGTCGCCTACCGCATCAAGAGCGGCTTCGACCACCGGGCGGTCCGCGTGTCCGTGGTCGTGCAGCGGATGGTCTTCCCCGAGGCGGCGGGCATCATGTTCACCGCCGACCCCGTGACGGGCAACCGGAACGTGGTCTCGATCGACGCCGGGTTCGGCCTGGGGGAGGCATTCGTGTCAGGCGTCGCCAACGCCGACAACTACCGGGTGCGCGCGGGCGAGATCATCGCGCGGAACGTCGTGACCCAGAGCGTCGAGCTGCGCCCGTCCCCGGACGGCGGCACCGAGGAGCGGGAGATCGAACCGGCGCGCCGGCACGTCCAAACCCTGACCGACGAGCAGATCGTCCGCCTCGAACGCCTCGGCCGCAGCATCGAGCGCCACTTCGGCCGCCCCCAGGACATCGAGTGGGGCCTGGTCGAGGGCGACTTCCAGATCCTCCAGAGCCGCCCCGTCACCACGCTCTACCCCGTGCCGGCCGTGACCGACGGCAAGAACCACGTCTTCATGTCGTACGGCCACCGCCAGATGATGACCGACGCCTTCAAGCCCCTCGGCCTGTCGGTCTTCGCCCTCCTACACGACCGGCTGGGCCGCTCGGCGGGCACGGTGTCCGGCGGCCGCTTCTACAAGGACGTGTCGCCCGAGCTGTCCTCGCCGTGGGCCCGCGCGGTCACGCTCAAGAGCCTCGGCCAGGTGGACGTCCTCATGGCCAACGCCCTGCGCCAGGTCCTGGCCAGGAAGGACTTCGTCCGCGACCTGGCCCACGGGAAGACCTCGATGCTGGACTTCGGCGAGGGCGGGCTGCTGCCGCTGGCCCGCCAGTACCTGAAGCTGTCCGGCGAGGACGACGCCAAGGTCGTGCCTGAGCTGATCGCCGAGAACGAGCGGACGGTCGAGGAGCTGCGGAAGGGCATCGCCGGAAAGTCGGGCGACGAGCTGTTCGCGTACATCTTGGACGACCACGACGTGCTGGCCCGGCTCACGTTCGACCCGCGCAGCGTGGCGGCGGCCTTCGTCGGCATCCAGGCGGTGAACTGGGTCAACAAGCACATGAAGGCCTGGCTCGGCGTGGAGAACGCCGCCGACGCCATCGCCCAGTCCGCCGACCACAACGTGGTGGCCGCCATGGGCCTCGACCTGCTCGACGTGGCCGACGCGATCCGTCCGTACCCGGCGGTGATCGAGCACCTCGAACGGGCCGGCCGTGACACGCTCCTCACCGGGCTCGACGGCCTGGAGGGCGGTCCCGAGGCCCGCGACGCGATCGAGCGCTATCTGCGCGTGTACGGGATGCATTGCTCGGGCGACATCGACATCACCAGGACGCGGTGGAGCGAGGATCCCACCCAGCTCGTTCCGCTCCTGCTCAGCAACGTCAGGAACTACGCGCCCGGCGAGCGCGCCCGCAAGGCGGAGCGGGGCCGCGCCGAGGCCGAGCGCACGATCGCCGACCTGCTGGAACGCCTCAGGGCGCTGCCCGGCGGCGAACGCAAGGCGAAGAAGGCGGCGCGGCGGATGAGCCTCATCCGCCACTTCATCGGCTACCGCGAGTACTCCAAGCACGCCCTCCTCCAGCGGTACGAGCTCTACAAGCGGGCACTGCTCGCCGAGGCCGCCCGGCTCGCCGAGCGGGGAGTGGTCAAGGAGCCCGAGGACGTGTTCTTCCTGTCGCTCGACGAGTTCCGGGAGGTGGCCCGGACGGGGCGGCTCGACCACGCCCTCGTCGAGGAGCGGCGTTCGGCGTTCGAGGAGTATCAGAAGCTCACGCCGCCGCGCGTCATCACCTCCGAGGGCGAGGTCATCTCCGGCGAGTACGACACCGGCGCCCTGCCGGAAGGCGCGCTGGCCGGCATCGCGGTGTCGTCGGGCGTCGTCGAAGGGCGGGCCCGGATCGTGCTGAGCATGGACGAGGCCGCCGTCGAAGAGGGTGACATCCTCGTCACGGTCTTCACCGACCCGAGTTGGTCGCCGCTGTTCGTCTCCGTCAAGGGAGTGGTGATGGAGGTCGGGGGAGTGATGACCCACGGCGCGGTCGTCGCCAGGGAGTACGGCCTGCCCGCGGTCGTCGGCGTGGAGAACGCCACGAAGCGCATCGAGGACGGGCAGCTCATCCGGCTCAACGGCACCGAAGGGTACGTCGAACTGCTCTGA
- a CDS encoding TioE family transcriptional regulator, whose translation MPRERLRPVDLAREHGLSTQAIRNYEEAGILPPAARTPSGYRAYTPAHAGALRAFLALVPGHGHQTATSIMQEVNGGAVEQALRLIDESHAQLLEDRSTLLAVERALRDLTSEDGPAERPGPGGVTFIGPLARKLGIRPATLRKWEAAGLVNPRRDPQTGYRVYTAADVRDARLAHQLRRGGYLLEQIAPLLAQVRAAGGLTPLEATLRDWHARLSARGRAMLSGAAALDAYLHEGLPND comes from the coding sequence ATGCCCCGTGAGCGACTCCGACCCGTGGACCTGGCGCGTGAGCACGGCCTGTCCACCCAGGCGATCCGAAACTACGAAGAAGCGGGCATCCTCCCGCCGGCCGCGCGCACGCCCAGCGGCTACCGCGCCTACACCCCGGCCCACGCGGGGGCCCTGCGCGCGTTCCTCGCCCTGGTGCCCGGCCATGGGCATCAGACGGCCACCTCGATCATGCAGGAGGTCAACGGCGGCGCCGTCGAGCAGGCCCTGCGGCTGATCGACGAGAGCCACGCCCAGCTGCTCGAGGACCGCAGCACGCTGCTGGCCGTCGAGCGGGCGCTCCGCGACCTGACCTCCGAGGACGGGCCCGCCGAACGGCCGGGGCCGGGCGGCGTCACCTTCATCGGCCCGCTGGCCAGAAAGCTCGGGATCAGGCCCGCCACCCTGCGTAAATGGGAGGCCGCCGGGCTGGTCAATCCGCGCCGCGACCCTCAAACCGGCTACCGCGTCTACACCGCCGCGGACGTGCGGGACGCCCGGCTGGCCCACCAGCTCAGGCGCGGCGGCTACCTGCTGGAGCAGATCGCGCCGCTGCTCGCCCAGGTGCGCGCCGCCGGAGGGCTGACGCCCCTGGAGGCGACCCTGCGCGACTGGCACGCCCGGCTCTCCGCGCGCGGCCGCGCCATGCTGAGCGGAGCCGCCGCTCTTGACGCCTACCTCCACGAAGGCCTGCCGAATGATTAA
- a CDS encoding erythromycin esterase family protein: MASEILAAARPFDSASITGLLPAPPRLLGLGEPLHGEEALPAQRNEVFRQLVEHEGYRSIAIESDCLAGLIVDDYVREGVGTLDDVMRRGFSHGLGGSAANRELVAWMRAYNRDRPASDRIRFFGFDGPLEMAGPGSPRQALAGLHGYLAAHLDVLPFADLDGLLGADSRWTDPAATMAPARSVGRSGDAVALRLVADDLVALLMAESPRLIAATSREAWWRASLYGRTATGLLRYHAGMADPSPSRVARLMRLRDAMMAENLLAIAPLYGPALVYAHNRHLQRDRSAWRTAGWPGGDLLLEWWSAGAIVAAHVGAEYAFIATALGAAPHLGIAAPPPDTLEGVLYAALPENRHLIDSQRLSTVIADAGLALRTSANHGYFALDPAQVGETDGIVFIRDVTPAG; the protein is encoded by the coding sequence ATGGCTTCCGAGATCCTTGCCGCGGCCCGGCCCTTCGACAGCGCCTCGATCACCGGGCTCCTTCCTGCGCCGCCCCGCCTGCTCGGCCTGGGTGAGCCCCTGCACGGCGAGGAGGCGCTCCCGGCGCAGCGCAACGAGGTCTTCCGTCAGCTCGTCGAGCACGAGGGGTACCGGTCGATCGCGATCGAGAGCGACTGCCTCGCGGGTCTGATCGTCGACGACTACGTCAGGGAGGGTGTGGGGACGCTCGACGACGTCATGCGGCGCGGGTTCAGCCACGGGCTCGGCGGGTCGGCCGCGAACCGGGAGCTCGTGGCGTGGATGCGGGCGTACAACCGCGACCGGCCGGCGTCCGATCGGATCCGGTTCTTCGGCTTCGACGGCCCGCTCGAGATGGCCGGCCCCGGCAGCCCCCGGCAGGCGCTCGCCGGGTTGCACGGCTACCTCGCCGCCCATCTCGACGTCCTGCCCTTCGCCGACCTCGACGGGCTGCTCGGCGCCGACTCCCGGTGGACCGACCCCGCGGCGACCATGGCCCCCGCGCGGTCCGTCGGCCGGTCCGGCGACGCGGTCGCGCTCCGCCTCGTCGCCGACGACCTGGTGGCCCTGCTCATGGCCGAGTCGCCGCGCCTGATCGCCGCGACCTCACGGGAGGCGTGGTGGCGGGCCTCCTTGTACGGGCGCACGGCCACGGGCCTGCTCCGCTACCACGCCGGGATGGCCGACCCGTCGCCGTCCCGCGTCGCGCGCCTCATGAGACTGCGGGACGCGATGATGGCCGAGAACCTCCTGGCCATCGCGCCGCTGTACGGGCCGGCACTGGTTTACGCGCACAACCGCCACCTCCAGCGCGACAGGAGCGCCTGGCGGACGGCCGGCTGGCCGGGCGGCGACCTGCTGCTGGAGTGGTGGAGCGCGGGCGCGATCGTCGCCGCGCACGTGGGCGCCGAGTACGCCTTCATCGCCACGGCGCTCGGCGCGGCGCCCCACCTCGGCATCGCCGCTCCCCCGCCGGACACCCTGGAGGGCGTCCTGTACGCCGCCCTCCCCGAGAACCGCCACCTCATCGACTCCCAGCGCCTGAGCACGGTCATCGCGGACGCCGGACTGGCTCTCCGCACCTCCGCCAACCACGGCTACTTCGCCCTGGACCCCGCCCAGGTGGGCGAGACCGACGGGATCGTGTTCATCAGGGACGTCACCCCGGCGGGGTGA
- a CDS encoding aminotransferase class V-fold PLP-dependent enzyme, which yields MDAARMDIASAGTLWDADPGWLNTASYGLPPRSAFEELQAVLTDWRHGSSDWKPWDAFVGRSREAFARLVGVSAGDVTISSTVSQIMSTVATALPPGARVVVPEIEFTSNLFPWAVAAEVETVPADRLADAIDGSTAAVAFSLVQSATGYVAPLRDIVEAARAHGALVIADGSQSCGWLPVSVEGVDALACAAYKWLMAPRGAAFGYLSPGLRERMRPLAANWYAGADEGGSYYGPPLRLAADARAFDLSPAWFSYVGAAPAIELLNELGVERVRDHNVGLANRFRAGLGLEPSDTAIVSVDAPGERLAAAGIRAAVRAGKVRASFHIYNTADDVDRALDALT from the coding sequence ATGGACGCCGCTCGTATGGACATCGCCTCTGCAGGCACGCTCTGGGACGCCGATCCCGGCTGGCTCAACACCGCCTCCTACGGCCTGCCACCGCGCAGCGCCTTCGAGGAGCTCCAAGCCGTCCTGACCGACTGGCGGCACGGCAGCAGCGACTGGAAACCATGGGACGCGTTCGTCGGCCGCTCCCGCGAGGCCTTCGCCCGCCTCGTCGGCGTCTCGGCCGGCGATGTCACCATCAGCTCCACCGTCTCCCAGATCATGTCCACCGTGGCCACGGCGCTGCCGCCGGGCGCGCGGGTCGTGGTGCCGGAGATCGAGTTCACCAGCAACCTGTTCCCGTGGGCGGTGGCCGCCGAGGTCGAGACCGTGCCCGCCGACCGGCTGGCCGACGCGATCGACGGCTCCACCGCCGCCGTCGCCTTCAGCCTCGTCCAGTCCGCCACCGGGTACGTCGCGCCGCTCCGGGACATCGTCGAGGCCGCACGGGCTCATGGCGCGCTCGTCATCGCCGACGGCTCCCAGTCCTGCGGCTGGCTGCCCGTCAGCGTCGAGGGCGTCGACGCGCTGGCCTGCGCCGCGTACAAGTGGCTGATGGCGCCGCGCGGGGCCGCTTTCGGCTATCTGTCGCCCGGCCTGCGCGAGCGCATGCGCCCGCTGGCCGCCAACTGGTACGCGGGGGCCGACGAGGGCGGCTCCTACTACGGCCCGCCGCTGCGGCTGGCGGCGGACGCGCGGGCGTTCGACCTGTCGCCGGCCTGGTTCTCGTACGTCGGCGCCGCCCCGGCCATCGAGCTGCTCAACGAGCTCGGCGTCGAGCGGGTCCGCGACCACAACGTCGGCCTCGCCAACCGGTTCAGGGCCGGACTCGGCCTGGAGCCGTCCGACACCGCCATCGTCTCCGTGGACGCGCCGGGCGAGCGGCTGGCGGCGGCCGGGATCCGGGCGGCCGTACGGGCGGGAAAGGTACGCGCGAGTTTCCACATCTACAACACGGCCGACGACGTCGACCGCGCGCTGGACGCCCTGACCTGA
- a CDS encoding rhamnogalacturonan lyase: MRLRLAGMVTVLALAIGGVPAHAAPPTKQMEDLDRGLVSVRSGSGNLVSWRLLGTDPDGVAFNVYRGSTRVASNLTASTNYLDNGAAADASYTVRAVVGGTEQAASPASLRFIGGSYLDVPIQPPSGGTTPDGVAYTYSANDASVGDVDGDGRYEIVLKWDPSNAKDNSQSGYTGNVYVDAYRLDGTRLWRIDLGRNIRAGAHYTQFQVYDYDGDGRAEVAMKTADGTRDGQGTVIGNASADYRNSSGYVLSGPEFLTMFNGQTGAAMSTVTYDPPRGTVSSWGDSYGNRVDRFLAGTAYLDGERPSLIMARGYYTRSVIAAWDFRNGSLTKRWTFDSNSAGSQWTGQGSHSLSVGDIDQDGRDEIVYGAMAVNDNGTGMWTTGTGHGDAQHLGDFDPARPGLEYFKVSESGSQPSSLYIDPRNGQILWSTPANGDNGRGVAGDISTVRVASEFWSAHDENLRSVTGNNAGRKPSSVNFLIWWDADPLRELLDQTRIDKYGTSADTRLLTASGVHSNNGTKATPSLSADLFGDWREEVIWPTSDNRALRIYATTTPTDRRIYTLMHDPLYRVSVAWQNTAYNQPPHTSFFIGDGMPTPPRPNIYVR, encoded by the coding sequence GTGCGTTTACGACTGGCCGGCATGGTGACGGTTCTCGCCCTGGCGATCGGCGGCGTGCCCGCCCACGCCGCACCGCCCACGAAGCAGATGGAGGACCTTGACCGCGGCCTGGTCAGCGTCCGGTCGGGATCGGGCAACCTCGTGTCCTGGCGGCTGCTCGGCACCGACCCCGACGGCGTGGCCTTCAACGTGTACCGGGGCTCCACCCGGGTCGCCTCCAACCTCACCGCCTCCACCAACTACCTGGACAACGGCGCCGCCGCCGACGCCTCGTACACGGTCAGGGCGGTGGTCGGCGGGACCGAGCAGGCCGCCTCGCCCGCCTCGCTCCGCTTCATCGGCGGCTCCTACCTCGACGTGCCGATCCAGCCGCCGTCGGGCGGCACCACGCCGGACGGCGTCGCGTACACCTACAGCGCCAACGACGCCAGCGTCGGCGACGTGGACGGCGACGGCCGGTACGAGATCGTGCTGAAGTGGGACCCGTCCAACGCCAAGGACAACTCCCAGTCCGGCTACACCGGCAACGTGTACGTGGACGCGTACCGGCTGGACGGCACCCGGCTGTGGCGCATCGACCTGGGCCGGAACATCCGCGCGGGCGCCCACTACACCCAGTTCCAGGTCTACGACTACGACGGCGACGGGCGGGCCGAGGTCGCCATGAAGACCGCCGACGGCACCAGGGACGGCCAGGGCACGGTCATCGGCAACGCCTCGGCCGACTACCGCAATTCGAGCGGGTACGTCCTGTCCGGCCCCGAGTTCCTGACCATGTTCAACGGCCAGACCGGCGCCGCGATGTCCACGGTCACCTACGACCCGCCCCGCGGCACCGTCTCGTCCTGGGGCGACTCGTACGGCAACCGGGTGGACCGGTTCCTGGCCGGGACGGCGTACCTGGACGGTGAGCGCCCCTCGCTGATCATGGCGCGCGGCTACTACACCCGCTCCGTGATCGCGGCCTGGGACTTCCGCAACGGCTCGCTCACCAAGCGCTGGACGTTCGACAGCAACTCGGCGGGCTCGCAGTGGACCGGTCAGGGCAGCCACAGCCTGTCCGTCGGCGACATCGACCAGGACGGCCGGGACGAGATCGTGTACGGCGCCATGGCCGTGAACGACAACGGCACCGGCATGTGGACCACGGGCACCGGGCACGGCGACGCGCAGCACCTGGGCGACTTCGACCCGGCCAGGCCGGGCCTGGAGTACTTCAAGGTGAGCGAGTCCGGCTCGCAGCCCTCCTCGCTCTACATCGACCCGCGCAACGGCCAGATCCTCTGGTCCACCCCCGCCAACGGCGACAACGGCCGCGGCGTGGCCGGCGACATCTCGACCGTCAGGGTGGCGAGCGAGTTCTGGTCCGCCCACGACGAGAACCTGCGCAGCGTCACCGGCAACAACGCCGGCCGCAAGCCGTCCTCGGTGAACTTCCTCATCTGGTGGGACGCCGACCCGCTCCGGGAACTGCTCGACCAGACGAGGATCGACAAGTACGGCACGAGCGCCGACACCCGCCTGCTGACCGCCTCGGGCGTGCACTCCAACAACGGCACCAAGGCCACCCCGTCGCTGTCGGCGGACCTGTTCGGCGACTGGCGCGAGGAGGTCATCTGGCCCACGAGCGACAACCGCGCGCTGCGGATCTACGCCACGACCACGCCGACCGACCGGCGCATCTACACCCTGATGCACGACCCGCTCTACCGGGTGTCGGTCGCCTGGCAGAACACCGCCTACAACCAGCCGCCGCACACGAGCTTCTTCATCGGCGACGGCATGCCCACCCCGCCCCGGCCGAACATCTACGTCCGCTGA